The genome window TCCCTCGATTTCTACGATACAAAAGGGGTCGTGGAAAGCATGTTCGAATCCCTGCGGCTCGACAGGGTCACTTTCGAGGTTAAGGATCTGGAACCCTTTTATCATCCCGGCAAGGCATGCACGCTCTATTGTGCCGGGGAGCGAATCGGCAGCCTCGGTGAACTCCACCCCATGGTCTTGTCGCAGTTCGGCCTGGAAAAGCAGGCGTATTACTTCGAACTCGACCTGGAACGGCTGCTTCATCGGCTTCGTGACCACCATGCCGTTGTGGCGCCGTCACGCTATCCTGACACCTCCCGCGACATCGCCATGCTCCTTGCCGACGACGTTCCGGCGATTGCCGTCCTGGACTGCATCTATGGCATGAAAGCCAAGGAAATCGAAAACGTTTCCATATTCGATGTCTACACCGGCGAGCATGTTCCGGAAGGGCAGAAGAGCATAGCCGTTCGCATTCGTTACCGTCTTTCCGATCGCACCCTGACCGATGATGAGGTGACGAGAATTCATCAACGGGTTATTTCTACACTGGTAAATGGACTTATGGCGGTGATACGGTAAAAAGGGGTTGATAATATTTTTCCCATGTGCTATAAACCTTCCCGCGTCAGTCACGGAACATCCCTAACATATTCAATACTTTTGAGGTAGTCATGACCAAAGCTGACATTGTCGAAAAGATCTATGAGAAGGTGGGTTTTTCCAAGAAGGAATCCGCCGAACTGGTTGAAATGGTTTTCGACATAATCAAAGGGACTCTGGAAGATGGCGATAAGATCAAGATTGCCGGCTTCGGCAATTTTGTGGTGAAGAGCAAGGCCGACCGTCGCGGCAGAAACCCGCAGACCGGCGAAGAAATCACCATCACGGCACGGAAGATTCTTACCTTTAAACCGAGCCAGGTTCTGAAGTCTTCTCTGAATAATTGAAATGCAGTGCGGTAGAGGGCATGGTCAGTCATCAGCCCGACAAACTGTACTACAAGATCGGCGAGGTATCTCGTCTCCTTGGATTGAAACCTTCGGTACTCAGGTTTTGGGAGCAGGAGTTTCCCCAGTTAAAACCAAGGAAAAGCTCGACAGGACAGCGCCTGTATGCCAAGAGAGAGCTGGATCTGCTGCAACAGCTCAAGGGACTGGTCTACGGTGACAAGCTGACCCTGGAGGGTGCGCGAAAGGTCATTGCGCAGCCACAGCAGAAGACGGTTGCAGAAGATACCCAACAGGTCCATATTCAGGACATCAAAAAGATCCTGATTGCAGTAAAAGAAGAGTTATACCGTTTAAGAAGAGAGATGGACTGATGTTACAGGCGATTTGCGGTGCGTAGCGCAGCCTGGTAGCGCACCAGACTGGGGGTCTGGTGGTCGCTGGTTCGAATCCAGTCGCACCGACCATTATTACACAACAGCCACTTACGAAAGTAAGTGGCTGTTGTGCTTTGTGCCTGTCATCAACGGTACTGCTCAGTGAACTCTTCTCTCCTTACCCTTGAAATCTCCGCCTGACCCTCGTAACCGATCCTTCGCTGTTATTCTCACCCATCCACTCGCTCTCCAGAAGGCATGAATCCTTCGCGTCTGAATCAATCTTTCCAGGTCCTCGGCTGTCACTGTCCCAGAGGTACTGTCGGCAAAAATAACCGGGATTTTCACTGGATCACCTCGCTTTCGTTGGGTTTGATAGTTTCTGTTTTCATGAAAAGCATATGACGTGCCATGGGTGTATAAATTTAGTACACATTTGCATTTGAACTTTTCCCTTTCTCAAGAAGTGGATATCCCAAAGGTTATTCTCAACACCACTGCCAGCTACGGCCACTGTCCATTCCACTGTGTGAAGGCTGGCCCTGACGTGTGATTTCGCTCACCGTTTTTTGCGGCATGGATTGCGATTTCAAGGAATGCCCCGGTCATTTCGAGATACTTCCGTGATGGATATATTACAGTAGAGTGCCGGATTAAGAGTCGCATCTGCCAACCTTTTGCCACCTGTACTTGCAGGCGCGAGCCAACAGGCATAATCTTCGGCATACCTGCAATATACGGAACCGTCAACAATGTGACGCAGGTGTGATTTGTAACATGGTGTATTGTCACGAGTTATGAACTTTACGATAAATGGAAAATGCAGTTAATTAATAATAGGTTCCGTCTTTGGGTCAACAACATCAACAGGGATCTGTTGATAACTTATGGATAATTTTGTTGACGGTCGGCCTAAGTTTATTCGTTACAGGGGGTTTAGCGAATTGCCCAAAAAATAGACGGGCTAGTGACAAAAAAATGACTTGTCTGAATAGCTTAACATAATGATATAACTGCAAAAATTATTTCAGGGCGGCATTTAGACCGATGTTGAAATCCGGCTATTTCACCGCTAAAATGTTGTCTCGCGAGTACCGGTTGCTTACTGCAAGAAAATTCAGCAGACAGGATGATTGCCAAGAGAAAAGGAGACAGCTCTGCTCACGCAGGGAATGGGGTGTGGCGGGGATCTTTCGTTGCTTGTCTAGCGCTGATCTGCAGTTGGACCGGCCTTGGTTGAGGCTATGAACCAGGTACGCAGCCGTTCGAGCCCTTCGCTGATGGAGACCGTAGGCTGATAGCCCAGATCCCGCCTGGCAGCCTCAATGGAAAACCAGTGCGCCGTGGAAAGCTCATTGGCCACGAAATGTGTCATGGGGGGCTCCCCCTTGAGCCGCAGCAGCGGCCAGAGGGTTTCGCAGATGGTACCGGCCAGCAGGGCCATGCGGGGTGAGATGCTCCGCTTGACCGGTGGCATCCCGGCCGAGGCTAGGATGCCGTTCACCATGTCCCAGAGCGGAAGCGGCTCGCCGTTGCTGATGAAATAGACTCTGCCGGCGACCGCGCTTCCGGGTGAAAGCCGCTCGGCCGCTGCCAGATGCGCCTCTGCGGCGTTGTCGACATAGACGGTGTCCACCAGGCAGGGTCGGTTGCCGATCCGGCGGAGCCTTCCCGCTTTTGCCCTGGCAATGATGCGCGGCACCAGGTGATTGTCTCCCGGACCCCAGATGAGATGGGGACGGAGTGCGACTGTTGCCAGCTCGGGAGAGTTGGCGGCAATCACCATCTGCTCGGCCATGGCCTTGGTCTGCGGGTAGTGGGCCTCATAACGCTGTGGGAAAGGGAGGGATTCATCCCCACTTTCGATATCGCTGCCGTCGAAGACCACACTCGGCGAACTGGTATGGACCAGTCTGGAGATGCCGCTTAAGCGGCAGGCATCGATGACGTTCGCCGTGCCGATGACGTTTGCCCGGTGGAAATCGGCGTATGCCCCCCAGACACCGGCCTTGGCGGCAACGTGGTACACGATGTCGCAGCCCTGTGCCGCCCGGATCACCGCCTCCCGGTCACCGAGGTCACCCTGCACCTGCTCTGCGCCAAGGAGCGACAAGGCCGGGTATGTGCTGCGGGAAAAGCTGCGGACCGGGATGCCCCGCTCACGCAGCATCCTGACGATCACGCCGCCGAGAAAGCCGCCTCCTCCGGTTACCAGCGCCTTCAAGGTAGCTTCCCTGCTGCCCAGACAGCCAGTTTCTCGCGGAAAATCTTGGCGTTGTGGCGGATATCCACCGGGAAGGAGGGGTGGAAGAGGATGGTCGTGATCTCCTGGGTATGGATATGTGCCCGGGCGATCTCCAGCAGTTCCCGGTGCAACAGCTCCCGGTCGACCCTGGCCCCTTTTTCCAGTTCCACACAGAGGACCGGTTTCTGACTACCTTTTTCGCCGATACCGACAAGGGCAGTGCGGTAAACATGTGGATGGGTATTGAAGACCGCTTCGCACGGGATGGTAAAGAGCGGGCCCGAGGGGGTCTCCACCCGGTGCGATTTCCTGCCGCAGAACCAGATCCTGCCATCTTCGTCCATCCCCCCCAGGTCCCCCATGCGGTGGAAGAAGCCTTTGCCGACCGGGTCGGCTATCTTTGCCAGCTGGTTGGCCTCCGGGCGGTTGTGATACCCGCGTGTGACCTGTTCCCCTTGCACGACGATCTCGCCGATCTGCCCCGGCGGAACCCTGAGAGAGTCGTCCCAGCTGGGGATCGGTTCATCGCTGATCCTGATTATCTCCAGCCTGATGCCCTGGACCGGTCTGCCGATACAGACGCCGCCGCCTGCCTCGGTGATCCGGCGCGTTTCACCGAGGATTTCGCGGCTGCCGATGGAACAGACCGGCAGCGCCTCGGTGGCGCCGTAGGGGGTGAAGATCTCCGCGTCTGGATTGAGCATGCGGGAGAAGCGCTCCATGACAGCTGCCGATACCGGTGCGCCAGCGGATATGACCCGCCGCAGGGTGGGGAGTTTGATCCCCTTCCTGGCACCATAGCTGCCGACGCGGTTGATGAGGGCCGGCGAACCGAACATGGTGGTGACGCCGTAACGCTCGATGGCAGACAGGATTTTTCGGGGATCGACCGAGCCGGGACGGGTGAAATCCATCTCCGGGA of Geobacter sp. contains these proteins:
- a CDS encoding NAD-dependent epimerase/dehydratase family protein, with the translated sequence MKALVTGGGGFLGGVIVRMLRERGIPVRSFSRSTYPALSLLGAEQVQGDLGDREAVIRAAQGCDIVYHVAAKAGVWGAYADFHRANVIGTANVIDACRLSGISRLVHTSSPSVVFDGSDIESGDESLPFPQRYEAHYPQTKAMAEQMVIAANSPELATVALRPHLIWGPGDNHLVPRIIARAKAGRLRRIGNRPCLVDTVYVDNAAEAHLAAAERLSPGSAVAGRVYFISNGEPLPLWDMVNGILASAGMPPVKRSISPRMALLAGTICETLWPLLRLKGEPPMTHFVANELSTAHWFSIEAARRDLGYQPTVSISEGLERLRTWFIASTKAGPTADQR
- a CDS encoding MerR family transcriptional regulator; translated protein: MVSHQPDKLYYKIGEVSRLLGLKPSVLRFWEQEFPQLKPRKSSTGQRLYAKRELDLLQQLKGLVYGDKLTLEGARKVIAQPQQKTVAEDTQQVHIQDIKKILIAVKEELYRLRREMD
- a CDS encoding AMP-binding protein is translated as MIRKDLVNIAAHLPEMAARQPDTPAIIFPSGNRRLTFRELDSLSNRVAHGLVSCGIGRGVRTVLMVKPGPELFALTFALFKVGAVPVLVDPGLGMKNLRQCLAEAEPHAFIGIPAAQVARLLFGWGKETLRTFITVGRRLFWQGTTLDALIAGKEELPFRLAPTQRDDVAAILFTSGSTGPPKGAVYSHGNFAAQVAALRQVYGIEPGEIDLPTFPLFALFAPALGMTAVIPEMDFTRPGSVDPRKILSAIERYGVTTMFGSPALINRVGSYGARKGIKLPTLRRVISAGAPVSAAVMERFSRMLNPDAEIFTPYGATEALPVCSIGSREILGETRRITEAGGGVCIGRPVQGIRLEIIRISDEPIPSWDDSLRVPPGQIGEIVVQGEQVTRGYHNRPEANQLAKIADPVGKGFFHRMGDLGGMDEDGRIWFCGRKSHRVETPSGPLFTIPCEAVFNTHPHVYRTALVGIGEKGSQKPVLCVELEKGARVDRELLHRELLEIARAHIHTQEITTILFHPSFPVDIRHNAKIFREKLAVWAAGKLP
- a CDS encoding integration host factor subunit alpha, translated to MTKADIVEKIYEKVGFSKKESAELVEMVFDIIKGTLEDGDKIKIAGFGNFVVKSKADRRGRNPQTGEEITITARKILTFKPSQVLKSSLNN